The Cryptomeria japonica chromosome 6, Sugi_1.0, whole genome shotgun sequence genomic interval GGTGCTTTGCTGGTATGGTTGTAAGTGCAAGAAAACCATGTCATCCACCTCAAATGCTCTCTCAATCCTATGCTGATCAACGTATATCTTTTTCTAATTCTGTGCATGCTGTAAATTCTCTCTAAGAGATCTCATGATATCTTGATTCTCCTATAACCAATCTTGAGACAAAGGAACTCTACTGTCACTCAGAGCTAAATCAATGAAGGATAATGCCTCATAGTCATAGAGAGCTCTGAAAGGTGTCATACCAATGGACATATGGTGCATAGTATTATAAAAATACTCGCCCAAATACAACCAATGTACCCATGCTTTCTGCTGCCCTGACACATAGTTACGCAAATATCCCTCAACCCACTTATTAACTATTTCAATCTGTCTATCTgtttgagggtggtaactagtactaGGTGTCAACTCAGTGCCTACTAGCCCGAAAAGTTCCTGCCAAAAGGAACTCATGAATTTGTTGTCCCTGTCACTCACTatggtcttgggaagaccatggagtctAAACACCTCTCTGAAAAATAGCTCAGCCACCTGAGATGCTGTAAAATCAACTGCAATGGGAAAGAAGTGGGCATATTTTGTTAGCCTATCCAtgaccacatagatacaatccttccctTGCACCTGAGGAAGACCTATAATGAAGTCCATATAAATCCTAGTCCACTTCTGTTCTGGTATAGGCAAGGGCTGTAACAACCCAGCAGGATAAGTATGCTCCGACTTGTTCTGCTGACAAGTCATACACTCGCGGACATGCTGcaaaacatcatctttgagacccttccaagagaatctctcttgaACCACTCTGTAAGTCTTAACATACCCTAGATGTCCAGTCGTGGGAGTAtcatggaaagcatgcaaaatttgTTTCTTCAACTGTGAACTCGGAACAAGATAAACCCTGCCCTTGTAATAGATAATATCATCTACCACACTATATCTATTGTCCACTATCAAACCATATCTATTGTCCACTATCAAACCATCCATGACCTCACAAGCATGCTAATTTTTGGAATACTCAACCAAAAGTTGAGCCTTCCAATCTGCTAAAATCTCGCTCAACGAACATAGGGCAGCAAGTGATGGTTTCCTAGAGAGTTCATCAGCCACAGTATTATTCTTCCCCTTTATGAATTCGATATCGAAATCATAAGTTTGAATCtttctcacccatttttgttgtcgaTCATTGAGCTCTATCTGATCAAGGAAATATTTCAAACTGTTGTGGTTGGTTCTTACCACAAATTTTCTACCAACAAGATATTGTCTGAATTTGGCTAaagcatgcataatagccaacatttccttatcataggtAGAGTACAACCTCTCATTATCTCACAGCTTCCGGCTCTCATAGGCAATGGGATGTCTGTTCTGCATCAACACAGCTCCTATGCCCAGacctgaagcatcacactctaGGACAAATGGCTGCAAGAAATCAGGTAATGCCAAAATTGGACAAGTGCTCATAACCTCCTTGAGTCTATCAAAGACTCCCTGTGCATGTTCTGTCCATCTGAATGCCCCTTTCTTTATGAGGTCTGTCAAAGGTGATGCCAACTGAGAAAAACCTCTCACAAATCTTCTGTAATAAGCACATAAACCAAGGAACCCACGTAACTCAGTAATATTTTGAGGGCGGGGCCAATCCCAAATCACTCGAATCTTCTCCTCGTGCACATTCACCCCATCAGCACTGATCACATGGCCCAAATATAAAACCTCCCTaagtccaaactcacatttggataacTTAGCAAATAGAGACTGGCTCTCCATAATGCTAAGTACCTCCTCAACATGTCTGAGATGGTCCTCCCAAGTACGACTGTAAATCAATATGTCGTCAAAGAACACTAGAACCAACTTCCTCaactgcttgttgaagatatggttcatacaGGACTAGAAAGTGgctggtgcattggtaaggccaaaaggcattaccagaaactcatagtgcccatagtgACAATGAAAGGCAGTCTTGTGTACATCCTCTGCTTGTACACGTATCTAATGGTAACCTGaacgaagatcaatcttagagaagtagatagctccatgaagctcatccaacaactcatcaatgTATGGAATAGGGTATCTgttcttgattgtcttcttgttcaaggctctataatctaTACACATCCAtagagtcccatccttcttcttaacaagcaCTACAGAATAAGAAAAGGGGCTAGAACTAGGCCGAATGAAACCCATATCCAACAACTCATGAATagtcttctcaatttcatccttatagGCTCGAGGATGATGATATGGGGTAGTAATCACTAGCTTCGCTCCATCCGCCATCTCTATACCATGCTCAAAACCTCTATCTGGAGGCACTCCAAAAGGTATGTCACCAAATACTCTCCCATGACGGTCCATCATTGACTgaatatcaacatgaaataccttgcCATCCTGAGGTGTAGGTGTTTTGGACTTCACCAAACAATGTGAAGCCCAAATCACATCATTATGTCTAATAATAGTCTCCATCCTATGAGAAGACACCTCCTTAGGTCCACCATCTGACGCTGCCCTTAAGATAGTCTTCTTCCCCCCagaaaggaactctaactgcaTACAATGGTGATCAATAATGTAACGCCCAATACCCTGTAACCACTGCATGCCCAAGACCACATCATAATCCTCTAATGGAAGCACATAAAAATCATCGATCAGAGTATAATCCCCCATCTGAATACTAAGTTGTGGAATCCATTTAGTACAGCCCAAAACTGCACCATCCGCCACCTTcactccaaaaccaccaaactCCTCATACTGTAATCCACACCTCTCCACTAACTTCTGATCAATAAAGTTATGCATGGCACCTGTGTCTACCAAGCTCATGACCCGCTTGCCCTTCAGTGTACCTTTCAACCTAAAGGCATGAAATTTAGGATAACTGGAGAGGGTAGCCATAGTTACTTTGGTTGTTGCCAAAGGCTCAGGGGTATCTAACTCCAACTGTGTCTGCACCTGCTCAACATCCTCCATGCTATCCTCAGTGTCAGTGTCGGGTACCTCCTCATCCCCTAACTCAGATGTCacctcaatcaaatgaacctttcctttacccatACAACGGTGTCTTGGTTCCCAAGGTTCCT includes:
- the LOC131876700 gene encoding uncharacterized protein LOC131876700, whose translation is MGKGKVHLIEVTSELGDEEVPDTDTEDSMEDVEQVQTQLELDTPEPLATTKVTMATLSSYPKFHAFRLKGTLKGKRVMSLVDTGAMHNFIDQKLVERCGLQYEEFGGFGVKVADGAVLGCTKWIPQLSIQMGDYTLIDDFYVLPLEDYDVVLGMQWLQGIGRYIIDHHCMQLEFLSGGKKTILRAASDGGPKEVSSHRMETIIRHNDVIWASHCLVKSKTPTPQDGKVFHVDIQSMMDRHGRVFGDIPFGVPPDRGFEHGIEMADGAKLVITTPYHHPRAYKDEIEKTIHELLDMGFIRPSSSPFSYSVTIRYVYKQRMYTRLPFIVTMGTMSFCRTWEDHLRHVEEVLSIMESQSLFAKLSKCEFGLREVLYLGHVISADGVNVHEEKIRVIWDWPRPQNITELRGFLGLCAYYRRFVRGFSQLASPLTDLIKKGAFRWTEHAQGVFDRLKEVMSTCPILALPDFLQPFVLECDASGLGIGAVLMQNRHPIAYESRKL